The following are encoded in a window of Lactobacillus intestinalis genomic DNA:
- a CDS encoding LysR family transcriptional regulator substrate-binding protein gives MPLYNEEIIGITRKDHPLTQYPQVSLTDLLPYHLITYFSQTSIGKKITSTFLNYNSNLSIAGEGNDELSLATQVLANDVVGIVVNNHFLDSFDIAKIKINLPKNTRTVFLAYNPKVKMSQSIQLLINLMNKNKA, from the coding sequence TTGCCCCTTTATAATGAAGAAATAATCGGCATTACTAGAAAGGATCATCCCTTAACCCAGTATCCACAGGTCTCATTAACTGACTTATTACCCTATCACTTAATAACTTATTTTTCTCAAACTTCAATTGGCAAAAAGATCACATCCACTTTCCTAAACTATAACTCCAACCTCTCTATTGCTGGAGAAGGAAATGACGAATTAAGTCTAGCAACCCAAGTATTAGCGAACGATGTAGTAGGAATTGTTGTCAACAACCATTTCTTGGATAGTTTTGATATTGCAAAAATCAAGATTAATCTTCCCAAAAATACTAGAACAGTTTTCCTCGCATACAATCCTAAAGTTAAGATGTCTCAAAGTATTCAACTTTTAATTAACCTTATGAACAAAAATAAGGCCTAG
- a CDS encoding LysR family transcriptional regulator, with product MNLNQLYYFKELAKERQFSKAAKNLYISQPSLSNFIKSLEKELNCQLINRNGGQITLTEYGKIFYEAAITSINSIEKSKIDIANYKRKEENIIKIASIPTAMSSYLPRIISEYKQTNKIQPKFYCYSDCSNNIYQNLEEGKIDIGICSKKVTTLI from the coding sequence ATGAATTTAAACCAACTTTACTATTTCAAAGAGTTAGCGAAAGAACGTCAATTTTCAAAAGCTGCAAAGAATTTATATATTTCTCAACCAAGTTTATCCAATTTCATCAAATCATTAGAAAAAGAATTAAATTGTCAGCTTATTAATCGTAATGGTGGACAAATCACATTAACAGAATATGGAAAAATATTTTACGAAGCTGCAATTACATCAATTAATTCTATTGAAAAATCCAAAATTGATATTGCTAACTATAAACGCAAAGAAGAAAATATTATAAAAATTGCTAGTATTCCTACTGCAATGAGCTCTTATTTGCCTCGCATTATTTCCGAATATAAACAAACCAATAAAATTCAACCCAAATTTTATTGTTACAGTGACTGCTCTAATAACATTTATCAAAATTTAGAAGAAGGAAAAATTGATATTGGGATTTGTTCTAAAAAAGTGACCACCTTAATCTAA
- a CDS encoding cytochrome b5 domain-containing protein, with translation MTELNKKFTAESLKNYDGKNGRPAYIAVDGVVYDVTNNSHWTNGDHHGLTAGQALSKDILKSPHGHSVLHRINKVGTYTTD, from the coding sequence ATGACTGAACTCAATAAAAAATTTACCGCAGAATCTTTAAAAAATTACGATGGTAAAAATGGTCGCCCAGCTTATATTGCAGTCGACGGGGTAGTATACGATGTTACTAATAATTCTCACTGGACCAACGGAGACCATCACGGCCTTACTGCAGGTCAAGCTTTAAGCAAAGATATCTTAAAATCTCCCCACGGCCATAGTGTACTTCACCGAATCAATAAAGTCGGAACTTACACTACGGATTAA
- a CDS encoding lysophospholipid acyltransferase family protein: MIIGNNREQVIQNIKTAANNRDFTAKVEVGDPVMSLQQRTALVDNFWKNQATLSSKLNNEVGKILLDTLAKTISASTEIKGLKYLKDLPQGGAIVTANHFNQTDALTIKRLALKCHHHLSIVIEDTNLKLPGFFRYLMNYIGTIPLVNSPSYIGNEFPKHLHNALERNNWVLIFPEQEMWWNYRKPRKPQRGAYYFAAKQNVPIISTFIEIQDLPKLEKDNPDFYQTKYIVHVLPTIYPNPALNENQNSKLMMAQDYKQKVEAFEAIYNKKLDYDFTPWDIAGWRHNN, from the coding sequence ATGATTATTGGAAACAATCGCGAACAAGTCATTCAAAATATTAAAACAGCTGCTAATAACCGTGACTTTACAGCAAAGGTAGAAGTTGGAGATCCAGTCATGTCTTTGCAACAACGAACAGCTTTAGTAGATAATTTTTGGAAGAATCAAGCTACTCTTTCCAGCAAACTCAATAATGAAGTCGGAAAAATTCTCCTCGATACTTTAGCAAAAACTATTTCGGCGTCTACTGAAATAAAAGGTTTAAAGTATTTAAAAGATCTCCCTCAAGGAGGTGCCATTGTAACAGCTAACCATTTTAATCAGACTGATGCTTTGACGATTAAAAGATTAGCTCTAAAATGTCATCATCACCTCTCAATTGTGATTGAAGATACTAATTTAAAATTACCCGGATTTTTCCGTTATTTGATGAATTACATTGGGACGATTCCTCTGGTAAATAGTCCAAGTTACATTGGAAATGAATTTCCTAAGCATCTTCATAATGCTTTAGAACGTAATAATTGGGTATTAATCTTCCCAGAGCAGGAAATGTGGTGGAATTATCGCAAGCCTCGTAAGCCACAACGAGGAGCCTATTATTTTGCCGCTAAACAAAATGTACCCATTATTTCTACTTTTATCGAAATCCAAGACTTGCCCAAGCTAGAAAAAGATAATCCTGATTTTTATCAAACTAAATACATTGTTCATGTTCTCCCAACTATTTATCCAAATCCGGCCCTAAATGAAAATCAAAATTCCAAATTAATGATGGCGCAGGATTATAAACAAAAAGTAGAAGCTTTCGAAGCTATTTATAATAAAAAGTTGGATTACGACTTTACTCCCTGGGATATTGCAGGGTGGCGTCATAACAATTAA
- a CDS encoding glycosyltransferase family 8 protein: MTIPVFYSISDDFTKYAAVSLNSLVKHADSEKDYTVYFLNQDLTPEHKEDLAALGNENVHVKFFHIDDELVKPIKNRKENYLRADFFTMSIFYRLFIPDLFPQYDKAIYIDSDTIVNDDISKLYATNLENNLFGACTDLSIQYVEKMVTYIRDVLALDPKKYINSGMLVLNCKAFREEHFIDHFMDLLEKYHFDCIAPDQDYLNEIGEGRILHLNPRWDAMPNENTAPISNPGLIHYNLFFKPWHFKNVQYEKYFWKSAQETKFYDELKQELDNYTDLQRQEDREKLNYMLEKEDKTFNDPHNWAQIKKQGSVTL, encoded by the coding sequence ATGACAATTCCTGTTTTTTACAGTATTAGTGATGACTTTACTAAATATGCGGCGGTTTCATTAAATTCATTGGTTAAACATGCCGATTCGGAAAAAGACTATACAGTTTATTTCTTAAATCAAGATCTAACTCCTGAGCACAAGGAAGATCTAGCAGCTTTGGGCAATGAAAATGTTCATGTAAAGTTTTTTCATATCGATGATGAACTAGTAAAGCCGATCAAAAATCGTAAAGAAAATTACCTAAGAGCGGATTTTTTCACTATGTCGATTTTTTATCGTTTATTCATCCCTGATCTTTTTCCCCAATATGATAAGGCAATTTATATCGATAGTGACACAATCGTCAATGATGATATTTCTAAACTTTATGCCACAAATTTAGAAAACAACTTATTTGGTGCATGCACTGACCTCTCAATTCAATATGTTGAAAAAATGGTCACTTACATCAGAGATGTTTTAGCACTGGATCCTAAGAAATACATCAATTCTGGAATGTTAGTTTTAAATTGCAAAGCATTCCGTGAGGAGCATTTTATTGACCACTTTATGGATTTACTTGAAAAATATCACTTCGACTGTATTGCGCCTGATCAAGATTATCTAAATGAGATCGGTGAAGGACGCATTCTCCACCTTAATCCTAGATGGGATGCAATGCCTAATGAAAACACAGCCCCTATTTCTAACCCAGGTTTAATTCACTACAATTTATTTTTTAAACCATGGCATTTTAAAAATGTTCAATATGAAAAATATTTCTGGAAGAGTGCTCAAGAAACTAAATTTTATGATGAATTAAAACAGGAACTAGACAATTACACTGATCTGCAACGTCAAGAAGATCGAGAAAAATTAAATTATATGCTTGAAAAAGAGGACAAAACTTTCAATGATCCTCACAATTGGGCACAAATAAAAAAGCAAGGATCTGTAACTTTATGA
- a CDS encoding glycosyltransferase family 8 protein: MTIPVFYTISDNYTPYAAVSIKSLIDHADKNKDYTITLLVQDISDEHKKSLEDMSTDNVHVNIFHIDDEMVKPIHKGEENYLRGQFFTMSIFYRLFIPELFPQYDKAVYLDADTIINTDIADMYNIDLQDNMFASCPDLSIRFMPLLQEYIKKCQGIFPPEKYINNGVILFNMKEFRDKKFVDKFYYLMSKYHFDNPDPDQAYMNEICEDKILHLEKEWDAMPNENMDEIPNPKIVHYNLFFKPWHFKDVQYGDYFWKVAKTTPYYDELKKQLEDFTDEDRQHARDDLKKMADKVKSIEKEKYTWAKVKKTEDVRI, translated from the coding sequence ATGACAATTCCTGTTTTTTATACAATTAGTGATAACTACACACCTTACGCAGCAGTTTCTATTAAATCTTTAATTGACCATGCTGACAAAAACAAAGACTATACTATTACTTTATTAGTTCAAGATATCAGTGATGAACACAAAAAATCACTTGAAGATATGTCAACTGATAATGTACATGTTAATATTTTTCACATTGATGATGAAATGGTTAAACCTATTCACAAAGGGGAAGAAAATTACTTACGTGGTCAATTCTTTACTATGTCTATCTTCTACCGCTTATTTATCCCCGAACTCTTTCCTCAATATGATAAAGCTGTCTATCTAGATGCTGATACAATCATCAATACTGATATTGCGGATATGTACAATATTGATCTTCAAGATAATATGTTTGCTAGTTGTCCTGATTTATCAATTCGTTTTATGCCACTTTTGCAAGAATACATTAAAAAGTGCCAAGGAATCTTTCCCCCAGAAAAATACATCAACAATGGCGTCATCTTATTTAACATGAAAGAATTCCGTGACAAGAAATTCGTTGATAAGTTCTATTATTTGATGAGTAAATATCACTTTGACAATCCGGATCCAGATCAAGCTTACATGAATGAGATTTGTGAAGACAAGATCCTTCATTTGGAAAAAGAATGGGATGCGATGCCAAATGAAAATATGGATGAAATCCCTAATCCTAAAATTGTCCACTACAATCTTTTCTTCAAGCCTTGGCATTTTAAAGATGTTCAATATGGTGATTACTTCTGGAAAGTCGCAAAAACTACTCCTTACTACGATGAGTTAAAGAAACAATTGGAGGACTTTACCGATGAAGATCGTCAGCACGCTCGTGATGACCTTAAGAAAATGGCTGACAAAGTTAAATCTATTGAAAAAGAGAAATATACTTGGGCTAAGGTAAAGAAAACAGAAGATGTAAGAATTTAG
- a CDS encoding glycosyltransferase, which translates to MNILFCGDNHAEDGVLITTLSLLKNTTEELHIYILTMKTENKDKQYQPFSKKAADFIRSLLVKKNAHNTLELIDCTDLFVKEPPTANMGTRFTPYAMLRLFADQLPQIPNRVLYLDDDVIIRKDIKDFYHQNIENVELVGVLDYWGRFFFHNVHEHKMLDYLNSGVLLINMDEIKKTNLFAKVRHMMQVKRMFLPDQSAINKLATKKKIAPRRFNEQYHLRDDTVIQHFTTSFRFKPYFHTQTVKPWDVERVHSVLKLHEYDNILNEYLKLRDNLK; encoded by the coding sequence ATGAATATTCTTTTTTGCGGTGACAATCATGCAGAAGATGGAGTATTAATCACAACATTATCTTTACTAAAAAATACCACGGAAGAATTACATATTTATATTCTAACAATGAAAACAGAGAATAAAGACAAACAGTATCAGCCTTTTTCTAAAAAAGCCGCAGACTTTATTCGTTCTCTCTTAGTTAAGAAAAACGCTCACAATACATTGGAACTTATCGATTGCACAGATTTATTTGTTAAAGAGCCGCCAACTGCTAATATGGGGACGCGTTTTACACCATATGCCATGCTTAGATTATTTGCAGATCAATTACCGCAAATTCCAAATCGAGTTCTTTATTTAGATGATGATGTCATCATTCGCAAAGATATTAAAGACTTTTATCATCAAAATATTGAAAACGTCGAATTAGTAGGAGTACTGGATTACTGGGGTCGCTTTTTCTTTCATAATGTCCACGAGCATAAGATGCTTGATTATCTTAATTCGGGCGTTCTATTAATCAACATGGATGAAATCAAAAAGACCAACTTATTTGCTAAAGTTCGTCATATGATGCAAGTTAAGCGCATGTTCTTGCCAGATCAATCTGCTATAAATAAGCTTGCCACTAAAAAGAAAATTGCTCCGCGCCGTTTTAATGAACAATATCATCTCCGAGACGATACCGTAATCCAACATTTCACTACAAGTTTTCGATTTAAACCGTATTTCCACACACAAACCGTAAAACCATGGGATGTGGAAAGAGTGCATAGCGTTTTAAAATTGCATGAGTATGACAATATACTTAACGAATACCTCAAATTAAGGGATAATCTTAAGTAA
- a CDS encoding lysophospholipid acyltransferase family protein — MMQNYYYTKPTDDVVASKNQNYKLPKDYQIIPTSISAKLWNYIARTLAALFGWGYSRLFLKVHVKGKHKLKLVNQSGYFLYGNHTQPMGDVFTPLTIASPYRFYAIAGQANWGIPFIGKHLVRYGGLPVGENLQESAKLIQAIKTLIHQKKVIAIYPEAHVWPYYTKIRPFSNTSMHFPVQLNVPSFTMTTTYHKPKFGKRPKIIIYIDGPFYPNQALSHKKAQDKLYNKIRETMIERAQTSDYQYCHYVKK, encoded by the coding sequence ATTATGCAAAATTATTATTACACCAAGCCTACTGACGATGTAGTAGCCAGTAAAAATCAAAATTATAAACTTCCCAAGGACTATCAAATTATCCCTACTTCAATCAGCGCAAAACTTTGGAATTACATTGCTCGAACTTTGGCTGCTCTTTTTGGTTGGGGTTATTCTCGATTATTTTTAAAAGTTCATGTTAAAGGAAAGCACAAACTAAAACTCGTCAATCAAAGTGGATATTTTTTATATGGAAATCATACCCAACCCATGGGCGACGTCTTTACGCCACTAACCATTGCTTCGCCTTATCGCTTCTATGCAATAGCAGGACAAGCAAATTGGGGCATCCCTTTTATTGGCAAACATCTCGTACGCTATGGCGGCTTACCCGTCGGAGAAAACCTTCAAGAATCTGCCAAACTTATCCAAGCCATCAAAACACTCATTCATCAAAAAAAGGTCATTGCCATCTATCCGGAGGCCCATGTTTGGCCTTACTACACTAAAATTCGCCCTTTCTCTAACACTAGCATGCACTTCCCTGTGCAACTGAATGTGCCAAGTTTTACAATGACTACCACCTATCACAAACCCAAATTTGGCAAACGTCCAAAAATTATCATCTATATCGATGGACCTTTTTATCCAAATCAAGCCCTTTCTCACAAAAAAGCTCAAGATAAGCTTTACAATAAAATTAGGGAGACAATGATTGAACGCGCGCAGACTAGCGACTATCAATATTGCCATTATGTAAAAAAATAA
- a CDS encoding phosphatidylserine decarboxylase family protein, with protein sequence MAVDIPYNVDKWRPSDQKAYNAWLRKVLEEAKSEENQKLLPPVQALKELIENDHYIWNLAQMMFDEIPKRLVDAPADLPQVRDYHQMLLMINRVIQRAPEYNETSFVGTPMAAIFNYPMGTRAGYAFFMNDKVNAKLRDILNYWGRYLKSEASTYVLNTSSQGWLGEEALKRMAEKAYGDDFQKVFKCASSDFDKHLGFKSWDDYFTREFNPGVRPVENPDDPDSIACSCESAPLKIAHNVPLQAKFWIKSQPYSLLDLLQNDPWAAKFAGGTLYQAFLSVFSYHRWNSPVDGTIVKAYNLPGAYYAEDLYKGYDSVTPDDSQATASQEFLTSTSTRAVIFIKADNPKIGLMCFVAVGMSEVSSDEITVKVGQHVKKGDQLGMFHYGGSTHVMLFRPETQLEFNLHGQEPGLGSSDIKVRSEIARVK encoded by the coding sequence ATGGCTGTAGATATTCCATATAATGTTGATAAATGGCGTCCAAGCGATCAAAAAGCTTATAATGCTTGGTTACGTAAAGTTTTGGAGGAAGCCAAATCAGAAGAAAACCAAAAGCTTTTACCCCCAGTTCAAGCTTTGAAAGAATTAATTGAAAATGATCATTACATTTGGAATCTTGCTCAAATGATGTTTGATGAGATTCCAAAGAGACTTGTTGATGCTCCTGCTGACCTTCCACAAGTTCGTGATTATCACCAAATGTTATTAATGATTAACAGAGTAATTCAACGTGCTCCTGAATATAATGAAACTAGTTTCGTTGGTACTCCAATGGCAGCTATCTTTAACTATCCAATGGGAACCCGTGCTGGTTACGCATTCTTTATGAACGATAAAGTTAACGCTAAATTACGTGATATTCTTAATTACTGGGGAAGATACTTAAAGAGTGAAGCCTCAACTTATGTTCTTAATACAAGTTCACAAGGTTGGCTAGGTGAGGAAGCCCTTAAACGTATGGCTGAAAAAGCCTATGGTGATGACTTCCAAAAAGTTTTCAAGTGTGCTTCTAGTGATTTTGATAAACATTTAGGATTCAAATCATGGGATGATTACTTTACTCGTGAATTTAATCCTGGCGTTCGTCCTGTAGAAAACCCTGATGATCCAGATTCAATTGCTTGTTCTTGTGAATCAGCACCACTTAAGATTGCTCATAACGTTCCTTTACAAGCTAAGTTCTGGATTAAGAGTCAACCTTATTCTTTGTTAGACCTTCTTCAAAATGATCCATGGGCTGCTAAATTTGCTGGTGGAACACTTTATCAAGCATTCTTAAGTGTATTTAGTTATCACCGTTGGAATAGCCCAGTTGATGGAACTATTGTTAAAGCTTATAACTTACCAGGTGCTTACTACGCTGAAGATCTTTATAAGGGTTATGACAGTGTAACACCTGATGACAGTCAAGCTACTGCATCACAAGAATTCTTAACTTCAACTTCTACTCGTGCCGTTATCTTTATCAAAGCAGACAATCCTAAGATTGGACTTATGTGCTTTGTTGCTGTAGGTATGTCCGAAGTATCAAGTGATGAAATTACAGTTAAAGTTGGTCAACATGTCAAGAAAGGCGACCAACTTGGTATGTTCCACTATGGTGGTTCAACTCACGTAATGTTGTTCAGACCAGAAACTCAACTTGAATTCAATTTACACGGTCAAGAACCTGGTTTAGGTAGTTCCGATATCAAGGTACGCAGTGAAATTGCTAGAGTTAAGTAA
- a CDS encoding amino acid permease, whose product MSNKKLSTVSLGTFIGMTIALAASIRNIPDVAAAGWPMFLYMAISTFLFALPICLIAGEFGSTFPEHGGPELWVRNTLGDNFGFATSWLLWTILFPGMVVVASALPPLIATAINMPKLGTNNIFTLIVILISFWGMTILNRHFDMAKITGKWGDWIGIYIPFIVMTILGIAAVVKTGIHPTSILQSFSPEKIIPLGSGAKSLAYFSPIALIFVGIELSSVYITRLKKTSEYPIGVLATLAFMLILNLINGFMESAVVAPTEINLNNIVQPIIIYNKILGLPSWINNVFSILVAVGVCIQLSAWVSGPGKTMLASARDGYISPKLKFWKKDKFGDSPSIMYVQAVVVSVFSCAYLLIPDINSAFLDLVNATNVIYCTVYVFMAIGFIKMRVEKPNLTSDFKVGNTFVAWLIGLVLIITIGVIMVATFVVGTWFNFLVVAVISAVIIILPFIFFHFKKPEWAKEVDNLIKDNH is encoded by the coding sequence ATGTCGAATAAAAAATTATCCACTGTCAGCTTGGGTACATTTATAGGAATGACAATTGCGTTAGCTGCAAGTATTCGTAATATTCCGGATGTTGCCGCTGCTGGCTGGCCCATGTTTCTGTATATGGCAATCTCGACATTTCTATTTGCTTTACCTATTTGTTTGATTGCCGGTGAATTTGGTAGTACTTTTCCTGAACATGGTGGTCCAGAACTGTGGGTACGTAATACTCTAGGAGATAATTTTGGGTTTGCAACCTCATGGTTGCTTTGGACTATTTTGTTTCCAGGGATGGTTGTAGTTGCTTCTGCATTGCCACCACTTATTGCTACAGCAATTAATATGCCAAAATTGGGTACAAATAATATTTTTACTTTAATAGTTATTTTAATTTCGTTTTGGGGAATGACTATTTTAAATAGACACTTTGATATGGCAAAAATTACTGGTAAATGGGGAGATTGGATAGGAATTTACATCCCATTTATTGTTATGACTATTCTTGGTATTGCTGCGGTGGTTAAGACTGGAATTCATCCAACATCTATCCTACAAAGCTTTTCACCTGAAAAAATAATTCCCCTTGGTTCAGGTGCAAAGTCTTTGGCTTATTTTTCTCCAATTGCCTTAATATTTGTGGGTATTGAATTATCATCTGTGTATATAACTCGTTTAAAGAAGACATCAGAATATCCTATTGGTGTTTTAGCAACACTAGCCTTTATGTTGATTTTAAACTTAATTAACGGTTTTATGGAATCTGCTGTAGTCGCACCAACTGAAATTAATCTTAACAACATTGTGCAGCCTATTATCATTTACAATAAAATATTAGGTTTACCTTCATGGATTAACAATGTATTTAGTATTTTGGTTGCAGTAGGTGTATGTATTCAACTTTCAGCATGGGTATCTGGTCCAGGAAAAACAATGTTAGCTTCTGCTAGGGATGGATATATTTCTCCAAAATTAAAATTCTGGAAGAAAGATAAATTTGGTGATTCTCCATCAATTATGTATGTTCAAGCTGTTGTAGTTTCTGTTTTCTCTTGTGCTTATTTATTAATTCCAGATATTAATAGTGCATTTCTTGATTTAGTTAATGCTACTAACGTCATTTATTGTACTGTCTATGTATTCATGGCAATTGGTTTTATTAAGATGAGAGTCGAAAAACCAAATTTGACATCCGACTTTAAAGTTGGAAATACTTTTGTTGCCTGGTTAATAGGACTAGTATTAATAATTACCATCGGAGTTATTATGGTAGCTACATTTGTTGTAGGTACATGGTTCAATTTCCTTGTAGTGGCCGTTATTAGTGCAGTTATCATTATATTACCGTTCATCTTCTTCCACTTTAAGAAGCCAGAATGGGCTAAAGAAGTAGATAACTTAATAAAAGATAATCATTAA
- a CDS encoding pyridoxal phosphate-dependent decarboxylase family protein: MDNKDIDYNALFVGDKSENGDNYINELSRLLQSHMGWRKNYIPGDISAITDEDKRSPEYQATLQRQHDVLTEVDHRLRQGSVPWMSAGRYWGQMLSDTLTPSMLAYSQAMLWNANNVTLECSMATSKMEAEVGDEIADLLGYKEGWGHLTHDGSIANLEALWYMRQFKSMPLAFKEVVPEKVKGLSEWELLNMSVEKVLDILKTLTPKQIDEVKAHSSRSGKNIQKLGKLIVPYTKHYSWLKALDITGVGLDQMVQIPVKSDFRQNVDILKEKVKELASKHIPILGVVAVVGTTEEGQVDEVNKIVKFREEMKKQGVYFYIHVDAAYGGYARALFRDENNHFVEYDQLKDMFKKHHVFNTDVHIDKDVYEAYKAIKDTESTTIDPHKMGYVQYCAGSIAIKYQSMRNVISYFAPYVFEKKTAEAPDMLGSYILAGSKGGATAAGVWAAHQTVPLNITGYGRLIGSSIETAQRFRKFLKKLKFDINGKTVEVYPLDNPDFNMVDWVLKVDGETDLEKTNKLNEKMFNMSSFYDSRVYSNLFLTSHTIFKKDTYGDSPVPFIERMGFTKDDWEKVGSVTLLRAAIMTPFLHDTKTFEFYTEGIAKAMGEKLQQIL; encoded by the coding sequence ATGGACAATAAAGATATTGATTATAATGCTTTATTTGTTGGAGATAAATCCGAGAATGGCGATAATTATATCAATGAATTATCACGCTTACTTCAAAGTCATATGGGTTGGCGGAAAAATTATATTCCTGGTGATATTTCAGCAATTACAGATGAAGATAAACGTTCACCAGAATATCAAGCTACATTACAGCGTCAACATGATGTTTTGACAGAAGTTGATCACCGCTTGCGCCAAGGTAGTGTTCCTTGGATGTCAGCTGGTCGCTACTGGGGTCAAATGTTATCTGATACTTTAACACCATCCATGCTTGCATACTCACAAGCTATGCTTTGGAATGCAAACAATGTTACTTTGGAATGTTCAATGGCTACTTCGAAAATGGAAGCAGAAGTTGGAGATGAAATTGCAGATCTTCTTGGATATAAAGAAGGCTGGGGACACCTTACTCACGATGGTTCTATTGCTAACCTAGAAGCACTTTGGTATATGCGGCAATTTAAGTCTATGCCATTGGCATTTAAAGAAGTGGTTCCTGAAAAAGTTAAGGGATTGAGTGAATGGGAGCTTTTGAATATGTCAGTTGAAAAAGTTCTTGATATTTTGAAGACCTTGACTCCAAAACAAATTGATGAAGTTAAAGCACATTCCTCAAGAAGTGGTAAGAATATTCAAAAACTTGGCAAATTAATTGTTCCATATACTAAACACTATTCTTGGTTAAAAGCACTTGATATTACTGGTGTTGGATTAGACCAAATGGTACAGATTCCTGTAAAGAGTGATTTCCGTCAAAATGTAGATATCCTTAAGGAAAAAGTTAAGGAATTAGCTTCTAAACATATCCCAATTCTTGGTGTAGTGGCTGTTGTTGGGACTACTGAAGAAGGACAAGTGGATGAAGTTAATAAAATTGTAAAATTCCGTGAGGAAATGAAGAAACAAGGAGTTTATTTCTACATTCATGTTGATGCTGCTTATGGTGGTTATGCTCGTGCTTTATTTAGAGATGAAAATAATCATTTTGTAGAATATGATCAACTTAAAGATATGTTTAAGAAGCACCATGTATTCAATACTGATGTACATATTGATAAAGACGTTTATGAAGCATATAAGGCAATTAAAGATACAGAATCAACTACTATTGATCCTCATAAGATGGGATATGTTCAATATTGTGCAGGAAGTATCGCAATTAAATATCAAAGTATGCGTAATGTGATTTCTTACTTTGCTCCATATGTATTTGAAAAGAAGACCGCAGAAGCACCAGATATGTTAGGCTCTTACATTCTTGCTGGCTCTAAAGGTGGTGCAACTGCTGCTGGTGTATGGGCAGCTCATCAAACCGTACCTCTTAATATTACTGGATATGGGCGTTTGATTGGTTCGTCTATTGAAACTGCTCAACGGTTCCGTAAATTCTTAAAGAAATTGAAGTTTGATATTAATGGTAAAACAGTTGAAGTTTATCCATTAGATAACCCTGATTTCAATATGGTTGACTGGGTCTTAAAGGTCGATGGTGAAACTGATTTGGAGAAGACAAATAAATTGAATGAAAAGATGTTTAACATGTCTTCATTCTATGATAGTCGCGTATATTCTAATTTGTTCCTTACCTCACATACCATCTTTAAGAAAGATACATATGGTGATTCTCCAGTTCCATTTATTGAAAGAATGGGATTCACTAAAGATGACTGGGAAAAAGTTGGCTCAGTAACATTGCTTCGTGCTGCTATTATGACGCCATTTCTTCATGATACAAAGACTTTTGAATTCTATACTGAAGGAATTGCTAAAGCAATGGGAGAAAAACTTCAACAAATTTTGTAA